In the Daphnia pulicaria isolate SC F1-1A chromosome 2, SC_F0-13Bv2, whole genome shotgun sequence genome, one interval contains:
- the LOC124326603 gene encoding uncharacterized protein LOC124326603, with product MQLVAVIPLLRARKIPTDILEPMLDFVHDRRGTSTNILLHPYLQDFKTYVHPASLLQCFLSASLLHNFSCLTGELDHFSCCDTPVQSLTTGLWPGNAEETSRRWIFSSLTIVTSLCRMLPLLLVRTKLGGIATDTETRHHRGSSYCWYYCVSVS from the exons ATGCAGTTGGTTGCTGTAATTCCATTATTGcg agcacgcaagatccCCACGGACATCCTTGAGCCAATGCTGGATTTTGTCCATGAcagaagagggacttccaccaacattctgctccatccttatcttcaagACTTCAAGACGTACGTTCATCCAGCTTCACTACTTCAGTGTTTCTTATCTGCTAGCCTGCTACACAACTTTTCTTGCTTAACTGGCGAGTTGGATCACTTCAGTTGCTGTGACACACCTGtacagtcactcaccacgggattatggccag gtaatgcagaggagacgtcgagaagatggattttctcatctttaacAATCGTCACCAGTCTCTGTCGGATGTTACCCCTGCTCCTGGTGCGAACGAAACTCGGTGGAATCGCGACCGACACCGAGACTCGTCATCACCGTGGATCATcgtattgttggtattattgcgttagtgttagttaa
- the LOC124326106 gene encoding zinc finger protein 252-like yields the protein MSISTHTVRYFVRGRQVFPKTLKYQCSTVSKLTTLLKFYDDIPECLGYSDPKLLGSSPPLNPPHTNRSKNCLLLASERSNYCTECLSLMPQTIKRSLVNNRNNISNSSNLPSTNVNVIGPCNTITPVDLSADPLLIPIDSGNICEIGEDELTVENRPNEDYRGDDPSEPNVQNHGGSHSELSDLESEDSSSVIIESDSEYSPDGIVESDSEYSLNGSSSTENEIDVDDDGDFALAQCYLQNEVMIKLRFQRKYLRYSWMLNKSKEIARSILKASKELQQKCRNETLRLPATKKSGPKKQCNECGKMIHAKGFQDHLKLHSGIKSHLCELCGRAFVFRSSLNSHIRLNHRGEERTKPLKKFVCSTCGHTVSSKERLGIHERIHTDERPFECKYCDKKFREKGTLVRHIRTHTGERPFGCNICGKSYRSRSAYVLHYKSRHETKENEIVKGPVEDFSLRKRVKIDYRCEYCGKEFCQGRKLAYEKHLTTYTGIPAAIRCTQPDCEFTYSNLMQLKEHMLSQHPEKAYTCDVCKKIFLTKQILTDHKSMHDPSRGYQCSYCPAKLTVKASLIAHEKRHTRETPHECTFCEMRFHSTYLLQIHLRTHQPSQLKRKRYRKPVEK from the exons atgagtatttcTACACATACTGTTCGTTATTTCGTCCGAGGTCGACAAGTTTTCCCCAAAACTCTCAAGTATCAATGCTCAACGGTCAGTAAACTCACCACGTTATTGAAGTTTTACGACGACATTCCAGAGTGTCTCGGCTATTCTGATCCGAAATTACTTGGATCCTCACCACCTTTAAATCCTCCGCATACTAATCGGTCGAAAAATTGTCTGTTGCTTGCTTCGGAGAGAAGCAATTATTGCACCGAATGTCTATCACTAATGCCTCAAACAATTAAACGAAGCTTAGTGAACAACAGAAACAACATATCCAATTCAAGTAATCTTCCTTCAAcaaatgtaaatgttattGGACCGTGCAACACGATAACTCCGGTTGACCTAAGCGCGGACCCACTTCTGATACCAATCGACAGTGGTAATATTTGTGAAATCGGTGAGGACGAATTGACCGTCGAAAATAGACCAAATGAAGATTATCGTGGCGACGATCCGAGTGAACCAAACGTCCAGAATCATGGGGGATCGCATAGTGAACTCAGTGACTTGGAAAGTGAAGATTCGTCTAGTGTTATCATTGAATCAGATAGTGAATACTCACCGGATGGAATTGTGGAGTCAGACAGTGAATATTCGCTAAATGGAAGCAGCAGcactgaaaatgaaattgacgtAGATGACGACGGCGATTTTGCTTTGGCGCAGTGCTATTTGCAGAATGAAGTTATGATAAAACTACGATTTCAAAGGAAATATCTGCGGTATTCATGGATGCTCAACAA GAGCAAAGAAATAGCTCGTTCAATTCTAAAGGCATCGAAAGAACTTCAGCAGAAATGTCGAAATGAAACACTAAGGCTCCCAGCTACCAAGAAATCTGGCC CCAAAAAACAGTGCAACGAGTGCGGCAAAATGATTCACGCCAAGGGATTTCAAGATCATCTGAAATTGCACAGTGGAatcaaatctcatttgtgtgaACTATGTGGTCGAGCGTTTGTGTTTAGATCTAGCCTAAACTCTCACATTCGGTTGAATCATCGTGGAGAGGAACGTACGAAACCCCTCAAAAAGTTCGTGTGCAGCACTTGTGGACATACTGTAAGTTCGAAAGAACGTTTGGGTATTCACGAAAGGATCCATACAGATGAAAGG cCATTCGAGTGTAAATACTGTGACAAGAAATTTCGAGAGAAAGGAACTCTTGTTCGCCATATTCG TACCCATACAGGCGAGAGACCCTTTGGATGCAATATTTGCGGAAAATCTTATCGTTCAAG ATCCGCCTACGTCCTCCACTATAAGAGTAGACatgaaacgaaagaaaatgaaatagtaAAGGGACCGGTTGAAga TTTCAGCCTAAGGAAACGCGTCAAAATCGATTATCGCTGCGAGTACTGtggaaaagaattttgtcAGGGACGAAAGTTGGCTTACGAAAAGCACCTTACCACCTACACTGGAATTCCTGCAGCTATTCGTTGCACACAGCCAGACTGTGAATTCACTTACTCGAATTTGATGCAGCTCAAG GAACACATGCTGTCACAACATCCCGAAAAAGCATACACTTGTGACGTTTGCAAGAAAATTTTTCTGACGAAGCAGATTCTGACGGATCATAAG TCTATGCATGACCCATCTCGAGGTTATCAGTGTTCTTATTGTCCTGCAAAGTTGACAGTTAAG GCAAGTCTGATTGCACACGAAAAGCGCCATACCCGTGAAACTCCGCACGAATGTACCTTTTGCGAAATGCGTTTCCATAGCACTTACTTGCTTCAGATTCACTTGCGCACTCATCAGCCTAGTCAGCTCAAAAGAAAGCGATATAGAAAACCGGTTGAAAAGTAA
- the LOC124326632 gene encoding uncharacterized protein LOC124326632, protein MKEDTHPSIQSAPYHPSMKEDTHPTIQSASYHPSIQSAPYHPSMKEDTHPSIQSAPYHPSMKEDTHPSIQSAPYHPSMKEDTHPTIQSASYHPSIQSAPYHPSMKEDTHPSIQSAPYHPSMKEDTHPTIQFAPYHPSI, encoded by the coding sequence ATGAAAGAAGACACTCATCCGTCGATCCAATCTGCTCCCTATCATCCGTCGATGAAAGAAGACACTCATCCAACGATCCAATCTGCTTCCTATCATCCGTCGATCCAATCTGCTCCCTATCATCCGTCGATGAAAGAAGACACTCATCCGTCGATCCAATCTGCTCCCTATCATCCGTCGATGAAAGAAGACACTCATCCGTCGATCCAATCTGCTCCCTATCATCCGTCGATGAAAGAAGACACTCATCCAACGATCCAATCTGCTTCCTATCATCCGTCGATCCAATCTGCTCCCTATCATCCGTCGATGAAAGAAGACACTCATCCGTCGATCCAATCTGCTCCCTATCATCCGTCGATGAAAGAAGACACTCATCCGACGATCCAATTTGCTCCCTATCATCCGTCGATTTAA
- the LOC124326388 gene encoding DNA-directed RNA polymerase III subunit RPC2-like, protein MPTVSAVVVTPGVPAAAAPLPEYRDVPITYKGPIPSYVEKVMFSSNAEEANIIKIQLRQTRRPEIGDKFNSRHGQKRVTALVAEQEDLPFTELGICPDVIMNPHGFPSRMTVGKLIELLAGKAGLMEGKFHYGTAFGGSKVQDVSEELMKHGFNYQGKECMTSGTTGEQLTAYIYFGPVYYQKLKHMVMDKMHARSQGPRAILTRQPTEGRARDGGLRLGEMERDCLIAYGSSMLILERLMISSDAFNVDVCNECGLMGYFGWCHFCRSSASVSSLRIPYACKLLFQELQSMNIAPRLKLDKYFD, encoded by the exons ATGCCGACTGTTTCTGCGGTTGTCGTTACTCCTGGagtgccagcagcagctgctccaTTGCCGGAGTATCGAGATGTGCCAATTAC ttatAAAGGTCCGATTCCGTCATACGTTGAGAAAGTTATGTTCTCGTCCAATGCCGAAGAGGCGAACATTATAAAAATTCAGTTGAGACAAACTCGTCGACCTGAAATCGGCGACAAGTTTAATAGTCGGCACGGCCAAAAAAGAGTTACTG ctcTTGTTGCGGAGCAAGAAGACTTGCCATTCACTGAGCTTGGAATTTGCCCGGATGTTATCATGAACCCTCACGGTTTTCCTTCTCGAATGACAGTGGGTAAGCTGATTGAACTCTTAGCTGGCAAAGCAGGTCTTATGGAAGGCAAGTTTCACTACGGCACAGCGTTTGGTGGATCCAAG gTCCAAGATGTGAGTGAAGAATTGATGAAGCACGGATTCAATTACCAAGGGAAAGAGTGTATGACGTCTGGTACAACAGGGGAGCAATTAACGGCCTATATCTATTTCGGACCG gtCTACTATCAAAAGTTGAAGCACATGGTGATGGACAAGATGCACGCACGTTCTCAGGGACCCAGAGCCATTCTTACTCGGCAGCCGACAGAGGGTCGAGCCCGTGACGGTGGACTTCGTCTTGGTGAGATGGAACGCGATTGCCTGATCGCATACGGCTCAAG CATGCTGATTTTGGAGCGTTTGATGATTTCGAGTGATGCTTTTAACGTCGATGTCTGCAATGAGTGCGGACTGATGGGTTATTTCGGATGGTGCCATTTCTGCCGGTCAAGCGCTTCTGTCTCCTCGCTCCGCATTCCTTACGCCTGCAAACTTCTCTTTCAGGAGCTCCAATCCATGAACATAGCCCCCCGTCTTAAACTAGACAAGTACTTTGACTGA
- the LOC124327745 gene encoding cuticle protein 21-like produces the protein MLYTPKYETPKYETPKYETPKYEEVTYAAQPYSFGYDVQDKESYTDFEHNEKSDYNVVTGSYRVVLPDSRVQIVTYKADANGYTADVKYEGEAKYPEYVESQYKSAASYAAPAYKAPEYKKPAYTAPAYTAPAYTAPAYQAPAAYPKY, from the exons ATGTTATATA CTCCTAAGTACGAGACCCCCAAGTACGAGACACCCAAGTACGAGACACCTAAATACGAAGAAGTCACATAC GCCGCTCAACCCTACAGCTTCGGATACGATGTCCAGGATAAAGAATCTTACACTGACTTCGAGCACAACGAAAAATCTGACTACAACGTAGTGACCGGATCTTACCGTGTGGTTCTCCCCGACAGCCGCGTCCAGATCGTCACCTACAAGGCTGACGCCAACGGATACACCGCTGACGTGAAATACGAAGGCGAAGCCAAGTACCCCGAGTACGTTGAGTCCCAATACAAATCTGCTGCTTCCTACGCTGCCCCTGCCTACAAGGCTCCTGAATACAAAAAACCGGCCTACACCGCTCCAGCCTACACTGCTCCAGCCTACACCGCTCCAGCTTACCAAGCTCCTGCTGCCTACCCTAAATATTAA
- the LOC124327746 gene encoding uncharacterized protein LOC124327746, translating to MVRLRTSTPPLSSDAFRLLRKTVMPSDSSTSSSSESDSSASRRSRRSRRERRPAQDRPDRSRSPRRGSRAPDEAEQERLERERRERSRERLERIVEEDRLRREQSEERRAQQNQPRDGQPADGQQPGDEQPGDRQPVQPPGQESKQFKFTVARKRMKVFRNWMTTSLSAPEARNLRDSFIPSFPNSGFDLVCPQVDSSFSRRFKDIKTPEMSKAEATERSLKAEQYKILDVARPLLFLREKIAESADLRDSPLAEAADTALRLWGHTFHNVTTSRRENLLKVSDPKFLSLLKEPHRFKPRECASLFGRHFIKNMVKEATDDQTLRSISSSHSSSSRPRAGSSGYRGTSSRSHRGGNFGQGGYSNGYNGGSSGTFNRSRGNHSIRGRGFGSNQHKR from the exons ATGGTCCGCCTCAGGACCTCAACGCCCCCTTTATCCTCAGACGCTTTTCGGCTCTTACGCAAAACGGTCATGCCGTCAGATAGTTCAACTTCGTCATCTTCGGAAAGTGATTCTTCAGCCTCTCGCCGTTCTCGTCGTTCAAGACGGGAGCGTCGTCCAGCCCAAGATCGGCCGGATCGTTCTCGCAGCCCACGTCGCGGATCTCGAGCTCCAGACGAGGCAGAACAGGAGAGGTTGGAGCGTGAACGGAGGGAACGGTCTAGAGAAAGGTTGGAGCGAATCGTGGAAGAAGATCGTTTAAGGAGAGAGCAGTCAGAAGAACGGCGAGCTCAACAAAATCAGCCAAGAGATGGACAACCGGCAGATGGGCAGCAGCCAGGAGATGAGCAGCCAGGAGATAGGCAGCCAGTTCAGCCGCCGGGTCAAGAATCGAAGCAGTTCAAATTCACGGTGGCCAGGAAGAGAATGAAGGTCTTCAGGAACTGGATGACAACCTCTTTAAGCGCGCCGGAAGCCAGAAATCTTCGTGATAGTTTCATTCCGAGTTTCCCTAACTCTGGTTTTGATTTAGTTTGTCCCCAGGtagactcttctttttctcgccGCTTCAAAGACATTAAAACTCCAGAGATGTCCAAGGCGGAGGCTACGGAAAGGTCCCTGAAAGCTGAACAGTACAAAATTTTGGATGTAGCGCGTCCGCTTTTATTCCTGAGAGAAAAAATTGCGGAATCCGCAGATTTGAGAGATTCTCCATTGGCAGAAGCAGCAGATACGGCCCTGCGTCTCTGGGGCCACACGTTTCACAATGTGACTACCAGCCGACGGGAAAATTTGCTGAAAGTTTCGGATCCGAAATTTCTCTCCTTGTTGAAGGAGCCCCACCGTTTCAAGCCGCGGGAGTGCGCTTCGCTTTTTGGTCGACACTTCATCAAGAACATGGTGAAGGAGGCAACAGACGACCAAACTCTTAGAAGCATTAGTAGCAGCCATAGCTCGTCATCAAGGCCTAGAGCGGGCAGCAGCGGTTATCGTGGCACCTCATCAAGATCTCATCGTGGAGGAAATTTCGGTCAAGGAGGCTATAGCAACGGCTATAACGGCGGCTCATCCGGCACCTTTAACAGGAGCAGAGGAAACCACTCAATCAG AGGAAGAGGATTTGGCAGTAACCAGCATAAAAGGTGA
- the LOC124326448 gene encoding cuticle protein 21-like isoform X2, with amino-acid sequence MKFFVLVALFAFAAADSYKAAEYKAPMYDSPKYEAPKYVAPKYEAPKYEAPKYETPKYETPKYEAPKYVAPKYEAPKYETPKYETPKYEAPKYETPKYEAPKYETPKYETPKYEEVTYAAQPYSFGYDVQDKESYTDFEHNEKSDYNVVTGSYRVVLPDSRVQIVTYKADANGYTADVKYEGEAKYPEYVESQYKSAASYAAPAYKAPEYKKPAYTAPAYTAPAYTAPAYQAPAAYPKY; translated from the exons ATGAAG TTTTTCGTCCTCGTTGCCCTTTTCGCCTTTGCTGCTGCCGATTCTTACAAGGCTGCTGAGTACAAAGCCCCCATGTATGATTCTCCCAAgtacgaggctcctaaatacgtAGCCCCTAAGTACGAGGCACCCAAGTACGAGGCACCTAAATACGAGACTCCTAAATACGAGACTCCCAAGTACGAAGCTCCTAAATACGTAGCCCCTAAGTACGAGGCACCTAAATACGAGACTCCTAAATACGAGACTCCCAAGTACGAAGCTCCTAAATACGAGACTCCCAAGTACGAAgctcctaaatacgag ACACCCAAGTACGAGACACCTAAATACGAAGAAGTCACATAC GCCGCTCAACCCTACAGCTTCGGATACGATGTCCAGGATAAAGAATCTTACACTGACTTCGAGCACAACGAAAAATCTGACTACAACGTAGTGACCGGATCTTACCGTGTGGTTCTCCCCGACAGCCGCGTCCAGATCGTCACCTACAAGGCTGACGCCAACGGATACACCGCTGACGTGAAATACGAAGGCGAAGCCAAGTACCCCGAGTACGTTGAGTCCCAATACAAATCTGCTGCTTCCTACGCTGCCCCTGCTTACAAGGCTCCTGAATACAAAAAACCGGCCTACACCGCTCCAGCCTACACTGCTCCAGCCTACACTGCTCCAGCTTACCAAGCTCCTGCTGCCTACCCTAAATATTAA
- the LOC124326448 gene encoding cuticle protein 21-like isoform X1, producing the protein MKFFVLVALFAFAAADSYKAAEYKAPMYDSPKYEAPKYVAPKYEAPKYEAPKYETPKYETPKYEAPKYVAPKYEAPKYETPKYETPKYEAPKYETPKYEAPKYEAPKYEAPKYVAPKYETPKYETPKYETPKYEEVTYAAQPYSFGYDVQDKESYTDFEHNEKSDYNVVTGSYRVVLPDSRVQIVTYKADANGYTADVKYEGEAKYPEYVESQYKSAASYAAPAYKAPEYKKPAYTAPAYTAPAYTAPAYQAPAAYPKY; encoded by the exons ATGAAG TTTTTCGTCCTCGTTGCCCTTTTCGCCTTTGCTGCTGCCGATTCTTACAAGGCTGCTGAGTACAAAGCCCCCATGTATGATTCTCCCAAgtacgaggctcctaaatacgtAGCCCCTAAGTACGAGGCACCCAAGTACGAGGCACCTAAATACGAGACTCCTAAATACGAGACTCCCAAGTACGAAGCTCCTAAATACGTAGCCCCTAAGTACGAGGCACCTAAATACGAGACTCCTAAATACGAGACTCCCAAGTACGAAGCTCCTAAATACGAGACTCCCAAGTACGAAgctcctaaatacgaggcACCCAAGTAtgaggctcctaaatacgtAGCTCCTAAGTACGAGACCCCCAAGTACGAGACACCCAAGTACGAGACACCTAAATACGAAGAAGTCACATAC GCCGCTCAACCCTACAGCTTCGGATACGATGTCCAGGATAAAGAATCTTACACTGACTTCGAGCACAACGAAAAATCTGACTACAACGTAGTGACCGGATCTTACCGTGTGGTTCTCCCCGACAGCCGCGTCCAGATCGTCACCTACAAGGCTGACGCCAACGGATACACCGCTGACGTGAAATACGAAGGCGAAGCCAAGTACCCCGAGTACGTTGAGTCCCAATACAAATCTGCTGCTTCCTACGCTGCCCCTGCTTACAAGGCTCCTGAATACAAAAAACCGGCCTACACCGCTCCAGCCTACACTGCTCCAGCCTACACTGCTCCAGCTTACCAAGCTCCTGCTGCCTACCCTAAATATTAA
- the LOC124326448 gene encoding cuticle protein 21-like isoform X3 — translation MKFFVLVALFAFAAADSYKAAEYKAPMYDSPKYEAPKYVAPKYEAPKYEAPKYETPKYETPKYEAPKYVAPKYEAPKYVAPKYETPKYETPKYETPKYEEVTYAAQPYSFGYDVQDKESYTDFEHNEKSDYNVVTGSYRVVLPDSRVQIVTYKADANGYTADVKYEGEAKYPEYVESQYKSAASYAAPAYKAPEYKKPAYTAPAYTAPAYTAPAYQAPAAYPKY, via the exons ATGAAG TTTTTCGTCCTCGTTGCCCTTTTCGCCTTTGCTGCTGCCGATTCTTACAAGGCTGCTGAGTACAAAGCCCCCATGTATGATTCTCCCAAgtacgaggctcctaaatacgtAGCCCCTAAGTACGAGGCACCCAAGTACGAGGCACCTAAATACGAGACTCCTAAATACGAGACTCCCAAGTACGAAGCTCCTAAATACGTAGCCCCTAAGTACGAG gctcctaaatacgtAGCTCCTAAGTACGAGACCCCCAAGTACGAGACACCCAAGTACGAGACACCTAAATACGAAGAAGTCACATAC GCCGCTCAACCCTACAGCTTCGGATACGATGTCCAGGATAAAGAATCTTACACTGACTTCGAGCACAACGAAAAATCTGACTACAACGTAGTGACCGGATCTTACCGTGTGGTTCTCCCCGACAGCCGCGTCCAGATCGTCACCTACAAGGCTGACGCCAACGGATACACCGCTGACGTGAAATACGAAGGCGAAGCCAAGTACCCCGAGTACGTTGAGTCCCAATACAAATCTGCTGCTTCCTACGCTGCCCCTGCTTACAAGGCTCCTGAATACAAAAAACCGGCCTACACCGCTCCAGCCTACACTGCTCCAGCCTACACTGCTCCAGCTTACCAAGCTCCTGCTGCCTACCCTAAATATTAA
- the LOC124326653 gene encoding uncharacterized protein LOC124326653 → MQRFRYHQLSDLWCERPILITTRRTPVANARYCALVSLSTFGPLVWTGQLGIWSLQWPTQGWQPGCSKAFLRSGKNETGNKNEMTLTAPMSTREGNHPSSSISQKRVRMCTNRAI, encoded by the exons GATCTTTGGTGTGAACGGCCCATCCTTATTACCACACGAAGGACTCCAGTGGCAAACGCAAG ATACTGTGCACTGGTGTCGCTATCAACTTTTGGACCATTGGTGTGGACGGGTCAGCTTGGCATCTGGAGTCTGCAGTGGCCAACGCAAG GTTGGCAGCCGGGATGTTCTAAGGCCTTTTTGCGAAGCGGAAAAAATGAGACAGGCAATAAAAATGAGATGACACTGACTGCACCGATGTCCACGAGAGAGGGAAATC ATCCATCATCTAGCATTTCGCAAAAACGTGTACGCATGTGCACCAATcgtgcaatttaa